The Hippopotamus amphibius kiboko isolate mHipAmp2 chromosome 16, mHipAmp2.hap2, whole genome shotgun sequence genomic interval TCGACTTGAATGCAAGTCAAGGGCATAGGAAGGGGATTTAGGTGGTTTCAAATCTCACAGTGCAGGAGAttagtggaggtggggagggggagggcgggagCGGTTAGCAGGTGCAGAGGGTGGAGCTTTCCTGATCCCCAGGCTAAAGGATGGCGGCCCTTGCGCGCCTGCTGGAACGTCTCCTCTGGCCAGCTCGCAAGGtaaaggaggtggaggaggaagaggaggggcgcAGCTCTCCCGACGGGCCTCAGTCTCTCCTGGACGCGCCGCGATGCGCCCAGCGGCCGCACGGGGGTGCGGCGGCGTCGTGGGGCCTGCGCTTCGGGGCGAGCGCAGTGCAGGGCTGGCGCGCACACATGGAGGACGCGCACTGCGCTTGGCTTGCGCTCCCTGGGCTGCCCCCGGGCTGGGCTTTCTTCGCGGTCCTCGACGGCCACGGCGGGGCGCGAGCCGCCCTCTTCGGCGCGCGCCACCTGCCGGGCCACGTGCTCGAGGCGCTGGGCCCAGCGCCCTGCGAGCCGGAGGGCGTGTGCGAGGCACTGCGCCGCGCCTTTCTGAGCGCAGACGCACGCCTGCGTGCGCTCTGGCCCCGCGGCGAGCCGGGCGGCTCAACTGCCGTGGTATTGTTGGTTTCCCCGCGCTTTCTGTACCTGGCGCACTGTGGTGACTCCCGCGCGATGCTGAGTCGCGCCGGCGCCGTGGCCTTCAGCACCGAGGACCATCGGCCCCTCCGTCCCAGGGAACGCGAGCGCATTCATGACGCGGGCGGCACCATCCGCCGCCGGCGCCTCGAGGGCTCGCTGGCAGTGTCCCGAGCACTGGGAGACTTTGCCTACAAAGAGGCACCGGGAAGACCCCCTGAACTGCAGCTCGTTTCTTCGGAGCCTGAGGTGACCGCCCTGGCACGCCGGGCCGAGGATGAATTCATGCTCCTGGCCTCTGATGGCGTGTGGGACGCGATGTCTGGCTCTGCCCTGGCGGGACTGGTGGCATCGCGCCTCTTCTTGGGCTTGGCCCCAGAGCTTCTCTGCGCGCAGCTGTTGGACACGTGTCTATGCAAGGTCCTGGGGGCGGGGCTTGAGATCTTTGAGGGAAAAACCTGAGGGATAAAGCGGGGAGGAGCTTTGATGGAGAGGCACGAGTAAAACTAGAGAAGGAGGGACTGGGGCTTCAATGGGGGCGGGGCCTACTGAACGGGGCAGGGCCAAAATATGCAGGGGGCGGAGACTGAGGGAACCGAGACAAGATGGGAGAGTTGTAGTTCTAAATAGATAAGTGGGAGGGATTTAAGAGAAAGGGCGTGTTCTTTTGGAATGGACAGCCCTTAGACCTAAAGGTGGGACCTGAGGTGTGATTGgtggcagaaggaagagcagcTAAACAGCAGAGTGGGAGGAGctttggtgaaggaaagtgcgTCTCTTTAATAGGGTGGGGCTAGCTCCAGTGAGAGGGCGTGCTCTAAGGAATTGGTCCCTGTGAGAGGCCTGGTTTAGACTGGCAAAAGGGTGGGACTTGAGAGAGATGGGCATAACCAGATTGAGAAGGGGGCCCTAGAACAAGGGGAGTGTTGGGAAACTGCTTCCTAGGGCATGGAGCCCTGTGCTGGGGCATTCGACTGGGTTCCActaggctctcttttctccatcttctccagGGCAGCCTGGACAACATGACCTGCATTCTGGTCTGCTTCCCGGGGGCCCCCAGGCCTTGTGAGGaggccatcaagaaggagctagTGCTGGACGCAGCCCTGGGACGCAGGGTTGCAGGTGAGCAGGCGCCAGGAGCCCAGCGGAAGGGGTGGTGAGCACTAGGGGCATCCCCACAACCCTTGCCTCCTTCTCAGAGCTATGTGCCGCTGCCCAGGAGCCCCCCAGCTTGAACACAGTTTTCAGAACTCTGGCCTCTGAGGACATCCCAGATTTACCTCCTGGGGGAGGGCTCTACTGCAAGTGagttggggtggggtagggtggaaTGGGAGGATGGGTGGTAGGAAGAGGGTCCCCTCCTGAGGGCCTTCCTTTGCTCTCCAGGGCCACAGTCATCGCTGAAGCTTATTCTCAGTTCTGCCAGGCCTCAGGAGTGCGCTGGGTGGTAAGGACCCTGTGTTCTTCAGTGTTTCTCTTGGAAGCATGTAATTCAGCCCCCCACCTCACCTCTTTACgtgatggggaaattgaggccagAGGGGACAGGGACTTGCATGATATATTAATAAATTCTCATACCTGGGCCTGAAGAATTGTGCCAGGcatgatggtgggggtgggggggaggaatgcagaagcaaaggataAGAGATCACACTTCTCGAAGAAATGTGCCTCCTACATTGCTCTGCGAAGCCCCATCATCCCAAATACCACCCCCTCCATCCAGGAATAAGGCAGAAATATTCAAAGAATGTTGATGACCCATACCAAGGGCTGCCTGCACTGCAGAGACCATGAGGACATCTCCGAGGGTGGTCCAGGTCTTAGGGGAGGGAGGCTGTGAATTGGGCCCAGATACCCTATTTGGAGATGTCCAAGGAGGTGGTGGGTGGAGCCACATAAGCCAAGGTATGGGGTGGGGAACTGGGAGGAAATGTGAGGGAGGAAACCGGAAGGCCTTTGCAGGGCTGAAAAGGGAGTTGGGTTATTACCAactggaggggggggggggttgttgatCACTTCTCAGCAGCAGAAAGGAGGTCTTTCTCAGGATTCTTTTGAGTTGTGAGTGACAGAAACCGCATTCAACCTGGGAAGACCACCCAGGGAATTTACTCCGCCATGTAATTGAAGAGTTCAGGGACTTAAGGCATGACTGCAACCAGTTGTCAGATGATGTCATCAGGAACtgtcttagttttcttttctctgagttGGCTCCATTCCCAGGCAGAGTCTCCAAGTGAGGTAGCAGTGAGTTGCTGCCCCAGGCTCACATCCCAGGAGCCCAACATCCCCAGTGCAGAGAGCACACCAGTTTCCCAGTAGCTGCCACTGTGGTTCCAGAGCTGGTTCTCATTAGCCATACTGGGTCACGTGCCTGTCCAGTCTCTGTGTCTCTGATTGGCCAGGCTGGGGCCACAGGCCCATCCCCTAGCGCTTGGCCTTATGGTCCACTCTACCCAAAACTGAGGGATTGAGAGATGGGGAGTGCTCAGTTCCTCAAAGGAAAAATAGGAGTGGTGCTTCCAGAATACAGGGGAGTAAACgctgagaggcaggaagggctTCCTATTCACCATCTCCCACATTTTGTGTTACAGAAGGGGCAGAACGGGGCTGAGAAGCCTCCTGGCACCCATTCAAGCTCTGCCTTGGACTTGGAGGCCTGACAGCTGTCATTCTTTGGGGACCCTCAGCCCAGCTGGGGCCT includes:
- the PPM1N gene encoding probable protein phosphatase 1N isoform X2, with product MAALARLLERLLWPARKVKEVEEEEEGRSSPDGPQSLLDAPRCAQRPHGGAAASWGLRFGASAVQGWRAHMEDAHCAWLALPGLPPGWAFFAVLDGHGGARAALFGARHLPGHVLEALGPAPCEPEGVCEALRRAFLSADARLRALWPRGEPGGSTAVVLLVSPRFLYLAHCGDSRAMLSRAGAVAFSTEDHRPLRPRERERIHDAGGTIRRRRLEGSLAVSRALGDFAYKEAPGRPPELQLVSSEPEVTALARRAEDEFMLLASDGVWDAMSGSALAGLVASRLFLGLAPELLCAQLLDTCLCKGSLDNMTCILVCFPGAPRPCEEAIKKELVLDAALGRRVAELCAAAQEPPSLNTVFRTLASEDIPDLPPGGGLYCKATVIAEAYSQFCQASGVRWVKGQNGAEKPPGTHSSSALDLEA
- the PPM1N gene encoding probable protein phosphatase 1N isoform X1 gives rise to the protein MAALARLLERLLWPARKVKEVEEEEEGRSSPDGPQSLLDAPRCAQRPHGGAAASWGLRFGASAVQGWRAHMEDAHCAWLALPGLPPGWAFFAVLDGHGGARAALFGARHLPGHVLEALGPAPCEPEGVCEALRRAFLSADARLRALWPRGEPGGSTAVVLLVSPRFLYLAHCGDSRAMLSRAGAVAFSTEDHRPLRPRERERIHDAGGTIRRRRLEGSLAVSRALGDFAYKEAPGRPPELQLVSSEPEVTALARRAEDEFMLLASDGVWDAMSGSALAGLVASRLFLGLAPELLCAQLLDTCLCKGSLDNMTCILVCFPGAPRPCEEAIKKELVLDAALGRRVAELCAAAQEPPSLNTVFRTLASEDIPDLPPGGGLYCKRGRTGLRSLLAPIQALPWTWRPDSCHSLGTLSPAGASMELRKKKLPFPSYAD